One Lentibacillus cibarius DNA window includes the following coding sequences:
- a CDS encoding helix-turn-helix transcriptional regulator — MKIKVKDPNELRMTLIRKGFSQRQFSSHVGMSENYFNQIINHKKSPSPHVARNIANQLELTFDDVFQINN; from the coding sequence ATGAAAATTAAGGTTAAAGATCCAAATGAGCTTCGTATGACTTTAATCCGAAAAGGTTTTTCCCAACGCCAATTCTCGAGTCATGTTGGGATGAGTGAAAATTACTTTAATCAAATTATTAATCATAAGAAAAGCCCAAGTCCGCATGTCGCAAGGAATATTGCTAATCAATTAGAGCTTACTTTTGATGATGTATTTCAAATTAACAATTAG
- a CDS encoding tyrosine-type recombinase/integrase — MNHLIEGFLNFLFEDAKSDQTITAYRTSLNQFVEWLDKSENDITINQIKPIDIKEYLNYLRHQRNRSQATINKYTAALKSFFKYLEDQGTVQANPASRIKIQRINRTDHIYNNKEKWLTKEEQERFISYLDLEQSEFKRLRNLAVVDLMLYCGLRVHEVSALKVHDLVLKGGDIQIFVLGKGSKFAGLTLVKKHSRNVRKWLKYRQTLTKPIHINSTYLFVSERTGVFTDRGIQKMLTKYGKLASMENITPHRFRHSFCKNLANDGTPIEVIKRLARHESVETTMIYVDSSYEEQMEALQRM; from the coding sequence TTGAACCATTTAATAGAAGGCTTTTTAAACTTTTTGTTTGAAGATGCAAAAAGTGATCAGACCATAACAGCTTATCGAACTTCTTTGAATCAATTTGTCGAATGGTTGGATAAAAGTGAGAATGACATTACAATAAATCAGATTAAACCGATTGATATAAAAGAGTATCTCAACTATCTCCGTCACCAACGAAATCGATCTCAGGCTACAATTAATAAATATACCGCTGCCTTAAAATCCTTTTTTAAGTATTTAGAAGATCAAGGAACGGTCCAAGCTAATCCTGCGTCTAGAATAAAGATCCAACGAATCAACCGGACAGACCATATATATAATAATAAAGAAAAATGGTTGACTAAAGAAGAACAAGAACGATTTATCAGCTATTTGGATTTAGAGCAAAGTGAGTTCAAACGACTTCGAAATTTAGCAGTCGTGGATCTCATGTTGTATTGTGGTCTAAGAGTACATGAGGTATCTGCATTGAAGGTACATGATTTAGTTTTAAAAGGTGGCGATATTCAGATCTTTGTATTAGGAAAAGGAAGTAAGTTTGCCGGCCTTACCCTAGTTAAAAAGCACTCAAGGAATGTTAGGAAATGGCTTAAATACCGTCAAACCTTAACAAAACCTATACATATAAACTCAACGTACCTCTTTGTTTCGGAACGAACGGGAGTTTTTACTGATCGCGGTATTCAGAAAATGCTGACCAAGTATGGGAAACTTGCTAGTATGGAAAACATCACCCCGCATCGCTTCCGTCATAGCTTTTGTAAGAATTTAGCCAATGATGGGACACCAATTGAAGTGATTAAGCGGTTAGCGAGGCATGAGAGTGTGGAAACAACAATGATTTATGTCGATTCCTCTTATGAAGAGCAGATGGAGGCGTTACAAAGGATGTGA
- a CDS encoding helix-turn-helix domain-containing protein: MNNQFGNVSLDRHAKQTLKNMNEFIDGEGLKRKRLAKKLGMSESNFSDYLNGKRSNILDFSGSLAEVLGLEGTYFMNQNFNYKPDELENMRAIAFSTGTLSKEGEEGLNQLLRVCEMIEIYNMEENSNA; this comes from the coding sequence ATGAACAACCAATTTGGAAATGTCTCATTAGATCGTCATGCTAAGCAAACATTGAAAAATATGAACGAATTTATTGATGGAGAAGGGTTGAAAAGAAAACGACTTGCAAAAAAATTAGGTATGTCTGAATCTAACTTCTCGGATTATTTGAATGGGAAAAGATCTAATATCTTGGACTTTTCTGGCAGTTTAGCTGAAGTTTTAGGTCTTGAAGGTACCTATTTTATGAATCAAAACTTCAACTATAAACCAGATGAACTGGAAAATATGAGAGCTATTGCATTTTCAACAGGAACGTTATCTAAAGAAGGAGAAGAGGGATTGAATCAGTTGTTAAGAGTCTGTGAGATGATTGAAATCTATAATATGGAGGAAAATTCAAATGCCTGA
- a CDS encoding tyrosine-type recombinase/integrase gives MLYADASKYYLQYLSAQERSEDTLEGYEKDYRVFRGFIEDVFNGPVYIEDVTRDNLENYMIYLKEKRKLAPRSRNRYISSIRSLFEYAEDKGWIEKNVASKVKDAKVPEDQKVTLTEDEVDQLINEIDKPLLKTLVIFMYRTGLRITSAINLRLEDVDLDAGTITACIKEGKIITIHISEKLYPTLVEYLKSIRDSDSPYFFATKKTGRVSPAYMNAQLRAAVKRLGWNKKVTSHTLRRSFATNLLRNGVELPYISKLLGHESVKTTMIYLNILSDDLKEAINKL, from the coding sequence ATGCTATACGCTGATGCGTCGAAATATTACCTACAGTATCTAAGCGCACAAGAACGAAGTGAAGACACACTCGAAGGGTACGAAAAGGATTATCGAGTTTTTAGAGGATTCATCGAAGATGTTTTTAATGGCCCGGTATATATAGAAGATGTTACTCGTGATAATTTAGAAAACTATATGATCTATTTGAAAGAGAAACGAAAACTCGCACCAAGAAGTAGAAACCGCTATATTTCTAGTATCCGCTCATTATTCGAATATGCTGAAGATAAAGGCTGGATTGAAAAAAATGTAGCATCGAAAGTTAAAGACGCAAAAGTTCCAGAAGACCAAAAAGTAACATTAACCGAAGACGAAGTTGATCAATTAATAAATGAAATAGATAAGCCTTTGTTAAAAACATTAGTGATTTTTATGTACCGGACAGGCTTACGGATTACTTCTGCTATTAATCTGAGGTTAGAAGATGTTGATTTAGATGCTGGAACCATTACAGCCTGTATTAAAGAAGGGAAGATAATCACTATTCATATTTCCGAAAAACTATATCCTACGCTTGTAGAGTATCTTAAAAGTATTCGGGATTCAGACTCGCCTTATTTTTTCGCCACCAAAAAGACGGGTAGAGTGTCACCAGCTTATATGAATGCTCAATTACGTGCAGCAGTTAAAAGGTTAGGATGGAATAAAAAAGTTACTTCTCATACCTTACGAAGAAGCTTTGCAACAAATCTACTTCGCAATGGTGTTGAGCTTCCGTATATTTCGAAATTACTAGGACATGAAAGTGTTAAAACAACGATGATTTATTTGAATATATTATCTGACGACTTAAAAGAAGCTATTAATAAATTATAG
- a CDS encoding helix-turn-helix domain-containing protein codes for MIILEPEEFGEYLRSLRKRKGLTIKQLANLSNVSNAYISQIENGKRGVPSPDVIRKFHEQLDVNQEHLMQQAGHVQDTEHHSFPDLKSMLQKQNDIYYKGIKLSSQQCELLRKILDEFIKSSPDK; via the coding sequence GTGATTATCTTGGAACCGGAAGAATTCGGTGAGTACCTACGTTCCTTACGCAAACGTAAAGGACTTACTATAAAACAATTAGCGAATTTATCAAATGTCAGCAATGCATACATTTCACAAATAGAGAATGGAAAAAGAGGGGTCCCTTCTCCAGATGTGATCCGAAAATTCCATGAACAGCTTGATGTGAATCAAGAACATCTCATGCAACAGGCTGGCCATGTTCAAGACACGGAACATCACTCCTTTCCAGATCTAAAATCAATGTTACAAAAGCAAAATGATATCTATTACAAAGGAATCAAACTGTCCTCACAGCAATGTGAGTTGCTGCGGAAGATCCTCGACGAATTTATTAAATCGTCACCGGATAAATAA
- a CDS encoding ATP-binding protein: protein MALGIANALIQKYHVQPIYISTVNLLNEVKKTYNQGPKTSSQSLVEFFKEARVLVFDDLGLEKTTDWSEEKITEILEERMNNKRPTIITSNIPVQELTNKYPAGRVESRLEKMTFPVTMAEESVRRLIAQKENDKIAEMFFE from the coding sequence TTGGCTCTTGGCATTGCGAATGCACTTATTCAGAAATATCATGTTCAACCAATTTATATTTCGACTGTGAATCTATTAAATGAGGTTAAGAAAACATATAATCAAGGTCCAAAGACAAGCTCTCAAAGTTTAGTTGAATTTTTTAAGGAGGCTAGGGTGCTAGTGTTCGATGATCTCGGCCTAGAGAAAACTACCGATTGGTCTGAGGAAAAGATAACCGAGATTCTTGAAGAACGGATGAATAATAAGAGACCGACAATCATTACGTCCAATATTCCGGTTCAAGAATTAACGAATAAATATCCAGCGGGACGAGTCGAAAGCCGTCTCGAAAAAATGACTTTTCCGGTTACCATGGCGGAGGAAAGTGTACGTCGGCTCATTGCACAAAAAGAGAATGACAAAATAGCAGAAATGTTTTTTGAATAA
- a CDS encoding ImmA/IrrE family metallo-endopeptidase: MPEITFEDLPQLLKENKEIRSEIRMSVNQYLQTYHPKGWNRIDGAKKAIEQNHYLIEAPIQDLTFGGFIRTTNNDKSIFYINTAQPRMYQNFVLFHELYHLITIAEKIEDLHFIQAEIDNSSNERKADYFASLLLLDEYELCSFFSGPENQQESLFTKILLSMITFKAPYKAILIRLYELSLIELNDLEDLFDKKINFIKEFQDRGIDTYILEASNVNNFKSLETLMARHSLPAAAQQSNKKILEEIKSFFSKAGKENKS; this comes from the coding sequence ATGCCTGAAATTACATTTGAAGACTTGCCTCAACTGTTAAAAGAAAATAAAGAAATTCGCTCGGAAATTAGAATGTCAGTCAATCAATATCTTCAGACCTATCACCCAAAAGGGTGGAATCGTATAGATGGTGCCAAAAAAGCTATAGAGCAAAATCATTATTTAATTGAGGCTCCTATTCAAGATTTAACGTTTGGCGGTTTTATTAGGACAACAAACAATGATAAAAGTATTTTTTATATTAATACAGCCCAGCCAAGAATGTATCAAAATTTTGTGCTTTTCCATGAGTTATATCATTTAATCACTATCGCTGAAAAGATAGAGGATTTACATTTTATTCAGGCGGAGATTGATAATAGTAGTAATGAGAGAAAAGCAGATTACTTTGCTTCCCTATTATTGCTTGATGAATATGAATTATGTTCTTTTTTTTCAGGTCCAGAAAATCAGCAAGAATCCTTGTTTACAAAGATACTGTTATCTATGATTACGTTCAAAGCTCCCTATAAGGCGATTTTAATTCGATTATATGAACTTTCACTTATTGAGCTTAATGATTTAGAAGATCTCTTTGATAAAAAAATAAATTTTATAAAAGAATTTCAAGATCGAGGGATAGACACTTATATTCTTGAGGCGAGTAATGTTAACAATTTTAAGAGTTTAGAAACCTTAATGGCTCGGCATTCTCTACCAGCAGCGGCACAACAATCTAATAAGAAAATATTAGAAGAAATTAAAAGCTTCTTTTCTAAGGCAGGAAAGGAGAATAAAAGTTGA